From the Castor canadensis chromosome 9, mCasCan1.hap1v2, whole genome shotgun sequence genome, one window contains:
- the Lamtor3 gene encoding ragulator complex protein LAMTOR3 isoform X4, translating into MADDLKRFLYKKLPSVEGLHAIVVSDRDGVPVIKVANDNAPEHALRPGFLSTFALATDQGSKLGLSKNKSIICYYNTYQVFILFLGCSVQSFTSGSEFHSQQQCQHSSGN; encoded by the exons ATGGCGGAT GACCTAAAGCGATTCCTGTATAAGAAGTTACCAAG tgTTGAAGGACTCCATGCTATTGTTGTGTCAGATAGGGATGGAGTACCTGTTATTAAAG TGGCTAATGATAACGCTCCAGAGCATGCTTTGCGGCCTGGCTTCTTATCTACTTTTGCCCTGGCAACGGACCAAGGGAGCAAACTTggactttcaaaaaataaaagcatcatcTGTTACTATAACACCTACCAG GTCTTCATTCTCTTTTTAGGTTGTTCAGTTCAATCGTTTACCTCTGGTAGTGAGTTTCATAGCCAGCAGCAATGCCAACACAG